The Flavobacterium piscisymbiosum genome includes a region encoding these proteins:
- a CDS encoding SDR family oxidoreductase has protein sequence MNKVVLITGGSSGIGKSIGEFLQKKGFVVYGTSRNPEKVLNSVFPLVALDVRNAESIKSAVAKIIANSGRLDVVINNAGVGITGPLEEIPTEEIRNNFETNFFGPIEVMKAVLPQMREQKSGLIINITSIAGYMGLPYRSVYSASKGALELITEALRMEVKSFGVEITSIAPGDFATNIASGRYHAPVVEGSAYAKVYGENLATMNEHVDAGSNPNEMAEAVYKIMQQKKPNVHYKVGAFMQKFSIVLKRALPDKVYEKMLMNHYKL, from the coding sequence ATGAATAAAGTCGTTTTAATTACCGGAGGATCCTCAGGGATTGGAAAATCAATTGGAGAATTTTTACAAAAAAAAGGTTTCGTTGTGTACGGAACGAGCAGAAATCCTGAAAAAGTACTCAACTCGGTTTTTCCATTGGTTGCCTTGGATGTTCGTAATGCTGAGTCTATAAAATCAGCGGTAGCTAAAATTATTGCCAATTCAGGTCGGTTAGATGTGGTGATTAATAACGCGGGCGTTGGAATTACAGGACCTCTGGAAGAAATTCCGACTGAAGAAATCAGGAATAATTTTGAAACTAATTTTTTTGGACCAATTGAAGTAATGAAAGCGGTGTTGCCACAAATGCGTGAACAAAAATCTGGTTTAATTATTAATATAACGTCGATTGCCGGTTATATGGGGTTGCCTTATCGCAGTGTTTATTCGGCATCGAAAGGGGCTTTAGAATTGATTACAGAAGCTTTGCGAATGGAAGTAAAATCATTTGGAGTTGAAATTACCAGTATTGCACCAGGTGATTTTGCTACGAATATTGCTTCAGGTCGTTATCATGCACCGGTTGTAGAAGGGTCTGCTTATGCAAAAGTTTATGGAGAAAATCTTGCAACGATGAACGAACATGTCGATGCTGGAAGTAATCCTAATGAAATGGCTGAGGCAGTTTATAAAATTATGCAGCAGAAAAAGCCAAACGTACATTATAAAGTAGGTGCTTTTATGCAGAAGTTTTCGATTGTTTTAAAACGTGCGCTTCCGGATAAAGTGTATGAAAAAATGCTAATGAATCATTATAAATTATAA
- a CDS encoding glutaminyl-peptide cyclotransferase, translating to MKNYNFLAVILLGITLIGCGDKNKGENSLFNIDDSAFPAHFTQKEALSVGISNPNSKEIDSIVYFVNDKKVGSTKGASKFNFPLKDQKLGYQYLKATVYFGSNSSDATKRIELVSDVEPKALKYKIVNTYAHDTLSFTEGLEFYKDTLYESTGQEGASLIKKYDYKTGKIYKQIDLDKQYFGEGITFINGKLFQLTYKNKKGFIYDANTLKLEKTFAYEKDIEGWGMTNDGKYIYQTDGTEKIWKVDPATQKMVDYINVYSGTSKIKAINELEWINGKIYTNVWFKDAIAVVNPTSGAVEGILDMSGLRKFMDAKITKDDVLNGIAYNPKTKTIFVTGKNWSKMFEITVSE from the coding sequence ATGAAAAATTATAACTTCCTAGCTGTCATTTTATTAGGAATCACATTAATTGGATGTGGAGATAAAAATAAAGGTGAAAATTCTTTATTTAATATTGATGATTCGGCTTTTCCGGCACATTTTACCCAAAAAGAAGCACTTTCTGTTGGAATTTCGAACCCAAATTCGAAAGAAATTGACAGCATTGTTTACTTTGTTAATGATAAAAAAGTGGGAAGTACAAAAGGAGCTTCAAAATTTAATTTCCCTTTAAAAGATCAAAAGTTAGGATACCAATACTTAAAAGCAACCGTTTATTTTGGATCAAACTCTTCTGATGCAACCAAACGAATCGAATTAGTATCTGATGTCGAACCCAAAGCTTTAAAATATAAGATCGTAAATACATATGCTCACGATACCTTATCTTTTACTGAAGGTTTAGAGTTTTACAAGGATACTTTATACGAAAGTACCGGACAAGAAGGTGCTTCATTAATCAAAAAATATGATTATAAAACAGGAAAGATCTACAAACAAATTGATCTTGATAAACAATATTTTGGCGAAGGTATTACCTTTATAAATGGTAAATTATTTCAATTAACTTATAAAAATAAAAAAGGTTTTATCTATGACGCTAATACTTTAAAACTGGAAAAAACCTTTGCTTACGAAAAAGATATTGAAGGCTGGGGAATGACAAATGACGGAAAATACATTTATCAAACTGACGGAACTGAAAAAATCTGGAAAGTAGATCCTGCCACTCAAAAAATGGTAGATTACATCAATGTATACTCAGGAACTTCAAAAATTAAAGCAATCAATGAGTTAGAATGGATTAATGGAAAAATATATACCAATGTATGGTTTAAAGATGCTATTGCAGTTGTAAACCCTACCTCAGGAGCCGTTGAAGGAATTTTAGACATGTCTGGTTTGAGAAAATTTATGGATGCCAAAATAACCAAAGACGATGTTTTAAACGGAATTGCCTACAATCCTAAAACTAAAACTATTTTCGTAACAGGTAAAAACTGGAGCAAAATGTTCGAAATAACGGTTTCAGAGTAA
- a CDS encoding GAF domain-containing sensor histidine kinase codes for MLEDNFKQDIINIGNISIVPNLLNVICQTTGMGFAAIARVTEDRWITCSVQDNVLFGLKPGDELQIKTTICDEIRQNPKPVIIDNVSEDKDYHDHHTPAMYKLQSYISVPIMRQDGSFYGTLCAIDPKPNNLKEFKISEMFNLFAELISFHLDGIEQTLESKKALQEKTHLLEKTQVKKDEAERLNSDFKKKLIEKNLSLEKMNSELEAFNYISSHDLQEPLRKIQLFTDTIEREEARNLSEKGKTAFHKIKTSAFRMQNLINDLLIYSKTKFDDRKFEIKDLNTIAKDVIEDLTNEFENKNVIFDIKDLGKLSVIEFQFRQLLYNLINNSLKFASPDRDLIITVSAEITNGELDKLSPFTKYHKITISDNGIGFDPLYSDKIFGLFQALHTKPLKSTGIGLTIVKRIVENHNGFIKAKGALNQGAKFEIFIPVE; via the coding sequence GTGCTAGAAGATAATTTCAAACAAGATATAATCAATATCGGGAACATTTCAATTGTTCCAAACTTACTAAATGTTATTTGCCAGACTACCGGAATGGGTTTTGCAGCAATAGCAAGAGTTACCGAGGATAGATGGATTACTTGCAGTGTACAGGACAATGTACTTTTTGGCCTAAAACCCGGAGACGAATTACAAATAAAAACCACAATTTGCGACGAAATAAGACAAAATCCCAAACCGGTTATTATTGATAATGTAAGCGAAGACAAAGACTATCATGACCATCACACTCCGGCCATGTACAAATTACAAAGTTATATTTCAGTACCAATCATGCGTCAGGACGGAAGTTTTTATGGAACTTTATGCGCCATAGACCCTAAGCCAAACAACTTAAAAGAGTTTAAAATAAGCGAAATGTTCAACTTGTTTGCTGAACTTATTTCGTTTCATCTTGACGGAATCGAACAAACCTTAGAAAGCAAAAAAGCACTACAAGAAAAAACACACCTGCTTGAAAAAACCCAAGTTAAAAAAGATGAAGCAGAAAGACTGAACTCCGATTTCAAGAAAAAACTAATCGAAAAAAATCTTTCACTCGAAAAAATGAATAGCGAACTCGAAGCTTTCAATTACATTTCGAGCCACGATCTTCAGGAGCCATTACGAAAAATACAACTTTTTACAGATACCATCGAGCGTGAAGAAGCCCGTAATTTATCCGAGAAAGGAAAAACAGCTTTTCATAAAATCAAAACTTCAGCTTTTAGAATGCAAAACCTGATCAACGATCTTTTGATTTATTCTAAGACAAAATTCGATGACAGAAAGTTCGAAATAAAAGACTTAAACACAATTGCAAAAGATGTTATTGAAGATCTCACCAATGAATTCGAAAATAAAAATGTAATTTTTGACATAAAAGACCTGGGCAAACTTTCTGTCATAGAATTTCAATTCAGACAACTTTTATACAATCTTATCAATAATTCATTGAAATTTGCAAGTCCGGACAGGGATTTAATCATAACCGTTTCGGCAGAAATCACCAACGGAGAGCTAGACAAACTTTCGCCGTTTACAAAGTATCACAAAATAACGATCTCAGACAACGGGATTGGATTTGACCCATTATACAGTGATAAAATATTTGGTCTCTTTCAGGCGCTGCATACAAAACCACTAAAAAGTACCGGGATTGGACTTACAATAGTAAAACGAATTGTAGAAAACCATAACGGTTTTATAAAAGCAAAAGGAGCTTTAAATCAAGGAGCAAAATTCGAGATTTTTATTCCTGTAGAATAA
- the hutI gene encoding imidazolonepropionase has product MTTLITNIQELLQVRETSIAKVSGAEMAILPTIKNAFLVIKDNLIADFGAMDNLPEVKADKIIDATGRVILPAWCDSHTHIVYAGNREQEFVDRINGFTYEEIANRGGGILNSAKKLNETTEDEIYEQSKVRLKEVMHLGTGAVEIKSGYGLTIEGELKMLRVIKKLAENYPIEIKATFLGAHAFPLHYKDNKAGYIDEIISKMLPEIAQNKLADYVDVFCETGYFSVEETERIMKAGIQFGLKPKIHVNQFNSIGGIQAGIKFKALSVDHLEIMNPEDIEALKNTETMPVALPSCSYFLSIPYTPAREMIKAGLPLALATDFNPGSTPSGNMNFVVATACIKMKMTPEEAINAATINGAYAMGISETHGSITKGKKANLILTKPISSYYQIPYAFGSNLIESVFVNGKII; this is encoded by the coding sequence ATGACTACACTAATTACCAACATACAAGAACTGCTTCAGGTTCGTGAAACTTCAATTGCTAAAGTTTCGGGTGCCGAAATGGCTATTCTTCCTACCATTAAAAATGCTTTCTTAGTTATAAAAGATAATCTTATTGCTGATTTTGGTGCAATGGATAACCTTCCTGAAGTCAAAGCAGATAAAATTATTGATGCAACTGGCCGGGTTATTTTACCCGCGTGGTGCGACAGCCATACCCATATTGTTTACGCAGGAAATCGCGAACAGGAATTTGTAGATCGCATAAACGGATTTACTTATGAAGAAATCGCCAATCGTGGCGGCGGAATTCTAAATTCGGCTAAAAAACTCAACGAAACTACAGAAGACGAAATCTACGAGCAGTCAAAAGTTCGATTAAAAGAAGTGATGCATTTAGGAACAGGAGCTGTAGAAATAAAATCCGGTTACGGATTAACAATCGAAGGCGAACTCAAAATGCTTCGCGTTATTAAAAAACTGGCAGAGAATTATCCTATCGAAATAAAAGCCACTTTTCTTGGCGCACATGCCTTTCCTTTACACTACAAAGACAATAAAGCAGGTTATATCGATGAAATAATAAGCAAAATGCTTCCTGAAATTGCTCAAAACAAACTAGCCGATTATGTTGATGTTTTCTGCGAAACCGGTTATTTTTCTGTAGAAGAAACAGAGAGAATTATGAAAGCCGGAATTCAATTTGGCTTAAAGCCAAAAATTCACGTCAATCAATTTAATTCTATTGGCGGAATACAAGCGGGAATTAAATTTAAAGCCCTTTCAGTCGATCATCTTGAAATTATGAACCCCGAAGATATCGAAGCTTTAAAAAACACAGAAACGATGCCTGTAGCATTACCATCGTGTTCTTATTTTTTAAGTATTCCGTATACACCGGCTCGCGAAATGATAAAAGCGGGACTTCCATTAGCCTTAGCAACCGACTTTAATCCTGGTTCTACTCCGTCCGGAAACATGAATTTTGTTGTAGCAACAGCCTGCATCAAAATGAAAATGACTCCCGAAGAAGCCATAAACGCTGCAACGATCAACGGTGCTTATGCAATGGGAATCTCAGAAACTCACGGAAGTATTACAAAAGGCAAAAAAGCCAATTTGATTCTCACAAAACCAATTTCATCTTATTACCAGATTCCATACGCTTTTGGCAGTAATCTAATAGAAAGTGTTTTTGTAAACGGAAAAATTATATAA
- a CDS encoding formimidoylglutamase yields the protein MEKLVPFTINDLAKVTNHRSGEIKFGEKMIIIPKGVDKINFLKESEAKYVLLGIPEDIGVRANYGRPGAASAWESAIKSIANIQHNRFSKGSQIIVLGHINVAEEMREVENLDFNDIDDRSKLSQLVEKVDKEVSHIIFTIIKAGKTPIIIGGGHNNAYGNIKGSALAKGKPINAINFDAHSDFRILEGRHSGNGFSYAYEEGFLKKYFIFGLHENYTSKSVLDIIKKLEDRVRYNTYDSVNIRKEKDFDREMALALEFIKTDSFGIEIDLDAIPNIASSAMTISGFSVEELRQFISFFGQHRNATYLHICEGAPDLADSPNNNLIGKLIGYLITDFIKANNEKNTLL from the coding sequence ATGGAGAAATTAGTACCGTTTACTATTAATGATTTAGCAAAAGTCACAAATCATCGTAGTGGTGAAATAAAGTTTGGAGAAAAGATGATTATCATCCCTAAAGGAGTTGATAAAATTAATTTTCTAAAAGAAAGTGAAGCCAAATACGTACTGTTAGGAATTCCTGAAGATATTGGTGTGCGTGCCAATTACGGCAGGCCCGGAGCGGCATCTGCATGGGAAAGCGCGATAAAGAGTATTGCAAACATTCAGCACAATCGTTTTTCTAAAGGCAGCCAGATTATTGTTCTAGGACACATTAATGTTGCCGAAGAAATGCGTGAGGTCGAAAACCTGGATTTTAATGATATTGACGACCGATCAAAATTAAGTCAGCTTGTTGAAAAAGTAGACAAAGAAGTTTCTCATATTATTTTTACCATTATAAAAGCAGGAAAAACCCCCATTATCATTGGCGGAGGTCATAACAATGCTTACGGAAATATAAAAGGTTCGGCTTTAGCCAAAGGAAAACCAATCAATGCCATCAATTTTGACGCTCATTCTGATTTCAGAATCCTTGAAGGACGTCACAGCGGAAACGGATTTTCGTATGCTTATGAAGAAGGATTTCTGAAAAAATATTTCATTTTTGGTTTACACGAAAATTACACCTCAAAAAGTGTTTTAGATATTATCAAAAAACTCGAAGACAGAGTACGTTACAATACTTACGACAGCGTGAATATTCGTAAAGAAAAAGATTTTGACCGTGAGATGGCTTTGGCTTTAGAATTTATCAAAACAGATTCTTTTGGTATCGAAATTGATTTAGATGCTATCCCTAACATTGCCAGCAGCGCTATGACTATTAGTGGTTTTTCAGTTGAAGAACTACGTCAGTTTATTTCCTTTTTCGGGCAACACAGAAATGCAACTTATTTGCATATTTGCGAAGGAGCTCCGGATTTGGCTGATTCGCCAAACAATAATTTAATTGGAAAATTAATCGGTTACCTGATTACTGATTTCATCAAAGCCAATAACGAAAAGAATACTTTATTGTAA